DNA sequence from the Nesterenkonia lutea genome:
GGAATCCCTGGACGAGGGCGTAGCCGAGCCCGGTGAGGAGCACGGCCAGCGCGGTCGCAGCGACTTTGGCTCCGACGATCCGGCCGCGCCGTGGGGCGGCCAGTGCTGTGGTCACGATGCCGCCGTGCTTGAAGTCGGAGGTGGCCAGCAGCGCGCCGAGCAGCAGGATCGCGACGAGCCCGATGCTGACAGACCCGCTCGACATCGACCCCCCGCCGAGGACGTTCATGGCGAGCAGCTGACTCTCAGCCGTAGAGGTGGACATCTCCGCCACGCTGGCGTCGAGGTCCGGATCCAGGTGACTGATGGCGGGCAGCAGCCATCCGGCGGCCAGCTGAGTGGCGGCGACACCCAGGATGCCGACGGCGGCGGCGATCTTCGGTGCCCGAGTGCTGGTGAGTTTGAGCAGTTCAGCGCGGATCATCGCAGTGTCTCCTGATCGATGGTGGTGTCGTCGAGGGTGGGGGTGGTCGAGGTGGAGGTCATGGACAGGTAGAGCTGTTCCAGGTCCCGGTCCGTGGTGAGCTGGTCCAACGCCCCCGAGAGGAGGCTTCGACCGCGGTCGATGATCACGACGTCATCTGCCACGAGGGCGGCCTCGCTCAGCACATGGGTGGAGATCAGCACGGTGCCGCCCCGGGCGGCGAAGCCTCTCAGATGTTGGCGCAGCCAGCGGATCCCGGCGGGGTCCAATCCGTTCGCGGGCTCGTCCAGGACGAGGATCGTGGGCTCCCCGAGAAGCGCGTTCGCCAGAGCGAGGCGTTGGCGCATGCCCAGGGAGTATCCGCGCACGGCCCGGTCGGCGGCCTCGGCGAGCCCGACCTCCTGCAGCATCTGGCTGACCCGCTCCGGGGTGGCCCCGATCATGGCCGCGGTGATCGCCAGATGCTGGCGCGCCGTGCGGTCGGGGTGCAGTCCCCCGGCGTCCAGCACCGCGCCGATGCGGCCTGCCGGATTATGGATCTCTGCGTAGCTGAGACCCTCGATGAGTGCGTGTCCGCTGTCGGGTCTGACCAGTCCGAGGAGCATCCGCATCGTCGTGGTCTTGCCGGCCCCATTGGGGCCGAGCAGGGCCAGCACCCGGCCGGGTTCAGCGCTGAAGCTGACCTCGGCCACGGCCTGGGTGGACCCGAAGGATCTGGCGAGGCTGCTGATCTGTATAGCTGGTGAGGTGGTCATGAGTGTCCGTCCCGGCGCTGCTGCGCCTGTCCTGAAGTTCGGTGACTCCAGTCCATCGCAGCGGCGCCGGATGCGCCCCCTCCCAGGGGACAGACCTCTCCCCCTCCTTCAGGAGGGGCTCGTCCTGAACAGAACCGTTACAGCAGGACCCCCGGGGCCGGATCCTCGACCAGCCGGGCGGTGCCGGAGACGAAGAAGGTCCTGCGGAGCTGACTGCTCCGCAGGACCTCTTCTCGCTCTGTGGCCGGGTTCCCTCAGCCGGTGGGGTCCAGGAAGATCGGCTCGAAGAAGTCGGCCAGCCCTGCCGTGTCGGACAGCGGCAGGACGTGCGCCACGTACTGATCCGGACGCACGACGACGACACAGCCGTCTCGGCTGATTCCCCGCTCGGTGAAGATGTCGCGCTCGGGGTGGGTGCCGAACACGCGGTCCCGGGCGGTGAGACCGAAGGGGCCGACTGTGGGCAGGAAGGCCCGCGGCGCGTCGTTGACCTCCATCTCGGTGTGGGGCTGCTGGTAGATCACCTTGATGTCGAAGAGCGTGTCCTCATCGCTGCCGGTCGGGGTGCAGCGCCGCACCGGAGAGTGTGGATCCTCGTGCAGCCACCTCGCCCAGCTGCTCAGCTGTGAGTCCTCCCCGGCCGCCGGGGAGTCGGCGAAGGCGTAGATCCTCCACCGTCCGTCAGCTGTGGCCAGGTGTCCCAGGTGCAGCGGGTTGCCGTCGCTGACCCGGCAGACCAGCTCGGACTTGAACCGCTTCCCCAGGGGGAAACCGGTGGCAAGCTCCTGATGCTCCGCGGCCGCGGTGATCGCCGACGGGGAATATTCGGTCATGAAGCCTGCCGGGAACTCGATGGTCTTGACGTAGAAGTCCTCCAGCGCAGAGGCGTCCTCCATCTCCTCCGGCTTCTGGGCCATGAGCGAGGACCACTCCTTGTCGAAGTCAATCAGGTTCTGGGCGATGACCTGACGCTCGGCGGAGTAGGTGCTCAGCAGCGACTCCGGACTGCGTCCCTCGAGCACATGTCCCAGCTTCCAGGCGAGGTTGAACCCGTCCTGCATGGACACGTTCATGCCCTGCCCGGCCTTGGCGCTGTGCGTGTGGCAGGCGTCTCCGGCGATGAACACCCGAGGAGAGCGCTCACCGGTCAGCTCTGCCGGCACGTCGTCGAACTTGTCCGTGACGCGGTGCCCGACCTCGTAGACGCTGTGCCAGGCCACATGCTTCACCTCCACGGTGTAGGGGTGCATGATCCGATTGGCGTTGCCGATGATCTCTTCGATCGTGGTCTGCCGGACCTTGGCGCCCTCGCCGGGCTGGACCTCTCCGAGGTCCACATACATGCGGAACAGGTGACCGCCCTCGCGAGGGATCAGCAGGATGCTGCCGCCGGAACGAGACTGGATGGCGCATTTGCGGCGGATGTCGGGGAAGTCGGTCTGCGCCAGCACGTCCATCACGCCCCAGGCATGGTTGGCCTTGTCGCCTTCCAGGCTGCGTCCGATCGCGGCGCGCACTCCGCTGCGTGCGCCGTCGGCGCCGAGCACGTACTTCGCCCAGACCGTGCGCTGCCGCCCCGCCTCCGGGCCCACCGCTCGGCGCAGCGTGACCTCCACAGGGTGTTCGCCCTGCTCGTGGACGGTGAGGTCCACGAACTCCCAGCCATAGTCGGGAACCATGCGCGAGGGGGAATCGGCCATCGACTCGGCGAAGTAGTCCAGCACCCGTGCCTGGTTGACGATCAGGTGCGGAAACTCACTGATCCCGTGCGGGTCATCGGCCGGGCGCGCCGTGCGCACGATGTTCTCCGGCTCCTCGGGATTCGGCTTCCAGAACGCCATCTCGGTGATGTGGTAGGCCTCGTTGGAGATCTCGTCGGCGAATCCGAAGGCGTTGAAGGTCTCCACGCTGCGTGCCTGGATGCCGTCGGCCTGGCCGACCTTGAGACGGCCGTCGCGCTTCTCGATGATGCGCGTGTGCACCTCGGGGAACTGAGCGAGCTGGGCGGCGGCGATCATTCCAGCCGGGCCGGTGCCCACGATGAGCACATCCATGTGCTCGGGCAGCTGCTCCGGGCGGTTCAGGCCGATCCCTGCCGGTGCCTGGACCCGCGGATTCTGTGAGACGTAGCCGTGGTGGTGAAACTGCATGATTGACTCCTCAGTGAGCGGAACGTGGGATGAAGTCCGCGGCGAGCTTCTCCGAGCCGCGCGCCACCAGCGAGACATCGGCGCCCACGAGGACCCACTCCGCACCGGCGCTGAGGTAGTCGCGGGCGGCGGCGGGATCGAAGGCGTTGGTGCCGGCGGTCTTGCCGGCTGCACGGGCTCCGGCGAAGGTGCTCTTGACGGCGTCGACGACCTCGGGATGTGTCTGCTGGCCGATCAGCCCCATGGAGGCCGAGAGGTCGCTGGGCCCGGCGAAGAGTCCATCAATGCCCTCGACGGCGGCGATCGACTCGGCGTTGTCCACGCCCTGGGTCGTCTCGATCTGGACGTAGACGCTCACGTGCCCCGATGCGTCGTCCAGGTAGTTCTGCACCCGGTTCCAGCGTCCGGAACGGGCCAGCGCATTGCCGATGCCCCTGCGTCCGACCGGCGGGTACTGCATGGAGGCTGCGACGTCGCGGGCCTCTTCGGCCGTGGAGATCATCGGCACCAGCAGGTTCTGCACGCCCAGGTCCAGGACCTGTTTGATGATGACCGGATCCGCCGAGGGCACCCGGACGATGGGAGTGACCGGGTATCCGGAGAGCGCGTGCAGCTGAGCGAGCACCGACTGCAGGGTGTTGGGCGCGTGCTCCATGTCGATGAGCACCACATCCAGTCCGGAGCCGGCCATGATCTCGGCCATCACCGGTGAACCGGAGCAGACCCAGCCCCCGATGAGCGCGCGGTCGGAGGTCGCGAGGTCTTCGCGCAGCGTGGGCTTCAGTTGAAGCGGCATGTCAGTGTTCCCAACTCTCCGTAGTCACAGGTCACGGTGTCCCCCGCTTCGACCCACATGGGGCGGGTGAACGATCCTGCGAGGATCAGCTCGCCGGCCTGCAGGCTGTCTCCGTGCTCGGCGAGCTTGTTCGCCAGCCAGACCACTCCCATGGCGGGGTGGTTGAGCACGGCGGCGGCCACGCCGGATTCCTCGATGGTCTCGTTGCGGTAGAGCAGCGCGGAGACCCAGCGCAGGTCCACGGCATCCGGGGCAACCGGGTTGCCGCCGTAGACCATCGCTCCCATGGCAGCGTTGTCGCTGATCGTGTCCACGATCGTGCGGCCGGTCATCTCGATCCGGCTGGAGAGGATCTCCAGCGCGGGCACCACATAATCGGTGGCATCCAGGACGTCGAAGAGGGTGATCCCCGGCCCGGTCAGCGGCTTGCCGAGCTTGAAGGCGAGCTCCACCTCGATCCGGACATTGGAGAACCGGCTGTGCTCGATCACCGAGCCGTTCTCGTAGACCATGTCATCGAAGATGGCCCCGTAGTCGGGTTCGGTGATCCCGGTGGCCACCTGCATGACCTTCGAGGTCAGGCCGATCTTCCGGCCCACCATCCGGCGTCCCGAGTCGACCGCGCGGCGGCGCCATTCGTTCTGCACCGCGTAGGAGTCTTCGATGGTCATCTCCGGGTGACGCGCGGTCAGCAGCGGGATCATTCCACGCTGCGCCTCGGCCTCGGCGAGCTCATCGGCGATCGCGGTGATCTGTTCCTTCTCAAGCATGATGTGTCTCCCGACTGCTCAGAGCTGGTGGCCCAGCTTGTACTCGCCCTGTTTCCAGGAGGGCATGGACTCCTCATCCTGCTTGCGCGTGTAGGAGAACCCGTCAGCGCCGATGGTCACATCCATCTCCGAGGCGTCGGTGCGCTCCAGTGCAGGGACCGGGCGTCCGTGGAGATCGAGCACGGTGGAGGCCTCGGTGTACCAGGAAGGAACCACCGGGTTGCCCCACCAGTCGCGGCGCTGATTGTCGTGGACGTCCCAGGTCACCACCGGATTGTCCGGATCACCGGTGTAGTAGTCCTGGGTGTAGATCTCGATCCGGTGCCCGTCGGGGTCGCGGATGTAGAGGTAGAAGGCGTTGGAGACGCCGTGACGACCGGGGCCGCGCTCGATGTGGTCGGAGAGCCGCAGCGCGCCGAGCTTGTCGCAGATCGCCAGCACATTGTGCTTCTCGTGGGTGGCAAAGGCGACGTGGTGCATCCGTGGGCCCGCGCCGCCGGTCATGGCAGTGTCGTGCACCGTGGGCTTGCGGCGCATCCAGGCCGCGTAGGTGGTCCCGTGCTCATCCTGGATGTCCTCGGTGACGCGGAATCCCAGGTCCTCCATATAGGCCACGGCCTTGGGCACATCCGGGGTCACCTGGTTGAAGTGGTCCAGACGGACCAGAGCCCCGGGGGTGTAGAGGTCGTAGCGCCACGCGAGTCGCTCCACGTGCTCGACGTCATGGAAGAACTCATACGGGAAGCCCAGCGGGTCCTGCACCCGGACCGAATCACCGATGCCCTTGGTGAAGCCCTCTCTGCGGCGGATGACCTCGCAGCCGAGCTCCGCGTAGAAGGCCTCGGCCCTGTCGAGGTCCTCCGGGCTGCGCACCCGGTAGGAGAAGGCGGCGACGGCGGCCTGCTCCCCGCGGCGCAGCACCAGGTTGTGGTGGATGAACTCCTCCATGGAGCGCAGGTAGATCGCGTCCTCGTCCTCGGCCGTGACGGTGAGGTCCAGCACGTCGACGTAGAAGTCCCGCGACCTTTTCAGGTCGGTGACGATGAGTTCCATATAGGCGCAGCGGAGGATGTCCGGGGCCGGGACGGAGGGAGTGGGGAAGCGCTGAGAGGTGGTCGTGTCTGTCATCTGAAGCGTCCTTGCTCGATGTGGAGAGGGATGGAGTCGACCGGCCCGAGCCGCTCGGTGCTGCTCGATGGGCCGGCCAGGTTCGGGCCGGGTCAGTCGGCCTTGCCGAAGACCGGGTTGTGGACTTCGCCGAGGTTGATGTGCACTGCCTGCTGGTCGGTGTAGAAGTCCAGCGAGCGGTAGCCGCCCTCGTGGCCCAGGCCGGAGGCCTTGACGCCGCCGAAGGGTGTGCGCAGGTCACGCACGTTGTTCGAGTTCAGCCAGACCATGCCCGCCTGCACCGACTGCGCGAAGTTGTGCGAGCGCTTGAGGTCATTGGTCCAGATGTAGGCGGCCAGCCCATACTTGGTGTCATTGGCCAGTTCCAGCGCCTCCTCGTCGGTGTCGAACGGCGTGATGGCAACCACCGGACCGAAGATCTCCTCCTGGAAGATCCGGGCGTCGCTGGGCACGTCGGCGAACACGGTGGGGGCGATGAAGTTCCCTGTGGGGAAGTTCTCCGGCCGACCGCCGCCGGCGACCAGCCGGGCCTCCTGCTTGCCGATCTCGATGTAGCTCATCACCTTCTCGAAGTGCTCGGGGTGCACCAGCGACCCGATCTCGGTGCCCGGCTCGTGGGGGAACCCGATCTTGACCCGCTTGGCCTGCGCCGCGTAGCGCTCGATGAACTCCTCGTACACGCTGCGCTCCACCAGGATGCGGCTGCCAGCCGTGCAGCGCTCGCCGTTCAGGGAGAAGACGCCGAAGATGGTAGCGTTGACGGCGGCCTCGAGATCCGCATCGGCGAAGACCACGGCGGGAGACTTTCCGCCCAGCTCCATGGAGAGGCCCTTCAGCGCCGGTGCCGCATTGGCGAAGATGGTCTGTCCGGTGGTGGATTCCCCGGTGAAGGAGATCAGCGGCACATCGGGATGTTTGACCAGGGCGTCACCGGCCTGCTCTCCCAGGCCGTTGACCAGGTTGAACACGCCTCTGGGAAGTCCTGCCTCTTCGAAGATCCCGGCCCATAGACCCGCGGAGAGCGGAGTGAACTCCGCGGGCTTGAGCACCACGGAGTTGCCGGCGGCCAGGGCCGGGGCGAGCTTCCAGCTCTCCAGCATGAAGGGAGTGTTCCACGGAGTGATCAGTCCGGCCACACCGATCGGCTTGCGGCTGACGTAGTTGATCTGACGACCCGGGACCTTATAGACGTCATCGGCCTGTGCGACGACCAGGTCCGCGAAGAAGCGGAAGTTCTCTGCGGCTCGTCGGGCCTGGCCCAGCGCCTGTGTGATGGGCAGCCCGGAGTCGAAGGACTCCAGCTCGGCCAGACGGTCTCCCCGGTCCTCGACCAGATCCGCGACGCGATGGAGCACGCGGGAGCGTTCCCGCGGGAGCATCTCCGGCCAGGGCCCGGTCTCGAAGGCCCTGCGGGCGGCCTGCACTGCCAGGTCCACGTCCGCCATGGTGCCGGCAGCGGCATGGATATAGGTCTCGTTGGTCACGGGGTTGAGCACCTCGAAGGTGCCCCCCTCCGCGGAGTCCACGAACTTGCCGTCGATGTAGTGCTGGATCCGCTCGGGCAGATCGGCGGGGACAGGTGTCTGATAGTCGCTCATCGGGGTTCTTCTCCTTCTAGCGCGGGACGCACTGGGGTCAGCGGTGTCGGTGAGAGGTCAGTGTGCAGTCAGCAAGGTCAGCAAAGTCAGCAAGGGGTCAGGGTGCGGTGACAGCGGCGTGGTGGCCCTGTTCGCGGTAGGCCTCGACAGTGCGCCATTTGTGCCGGCGCACCGCCATCTCGATCTCCAGCGGTTCAGCCCGCGCCCGGATCAGCTGCAGGATCTCGTCGTGCTCCTGCACCGAGCGGGGTGCGCGGTCCGGCACGAAGCTGAAGGTGGAGCTGCGCAGTCCAGCCATCCGGTTCCATCCGCGGTCGGCGAGCTCAGCGATATGCGGGTTCGGACAGCGCTGGAAGAGCGCCCGGTGGAACTTCTCGTTCAGCGAGGTGAACACGACCGGGTCGAAGTTCTCCAGCATGGCGCGCATCTGGTCGTTGATCGATTGCGCCTGCGCGAGGTCCGCCTCGGACATCTGCGGCAGCGCCAGCGCCGTGGCGGCTCCTTCGAGGACGCCGAGGGTCTGCATCGTGTCGATGTACTCGACGCGGTTGACCATGGCGACCCGGGCACCGACATTGCGCTCGAACTCCACCAGACCTTCGGCCTCGAGTCGGCGGACGGCCTCACGCACGGGCACCACGCTGATGCCGAGCTCCTTGGCGATCGCGCCCAGGACCAGCCGGTATCCGGGGTTGAACTCACGGCCGATGATCCGCTCCCGGATCCAGTCGTAGGTCCGTTCGGATTTGCTGATGCGCTCGTCGATGCGGATCACGGGCCCTCACCTGCGGTGTCCGGGGCCTCGACGATGGTCTCCCCCTGCGCCGATCCCTGAGAGGCTCCCTGTCCCTGGGCCTCGTCGTAGCGGGCGCGCCAGGTGGAGTTCATCGGGAACAGTCCGTCCACGGGATGTCCGGCCTTGACCTGCTCCGCGATCCAGGCGTCCTCGATCTCCTTGGTCAGCGCCGCATCGGCCACGTCCTCCGCGATCCCGGGCGGCAGGATGATGACGCCGTCGTCGTCGCCGACGATGATGTCGCCGGGCTGCACCGTGGCACCGCCGCAGGCGATGGTCAGATCGGCGTCCCAGGGCACGTGCCTGCGACCCAGGACGGCGGGGTGGGCACCCTGGCTGAAGACCGGCAGGTCAATCTCGGCCACTGTGGAGTAGTCACGGACACCGCCGTCGGTGACGACTCCTGCGGCTCCGCGCTGCGCCGCACGCAGCGCGAGGATGTCCCCGAGGGTCCCCGAGCCGCGCTCGCCGCGCGCCTCGATCACGATGACCTCGCCCTCGGACACAGAGTCGAAGACCTGCTTCTGGGCGTTGAACCCGCCGCCGTGGGTGGCGAAGAGATCCTCGCGATTGGGGACGAAGCGCAGCGTGCGCGCGGTGCCGATCAGCTTGGTGCCCGGGCGGGTGGCACGCACGCCGTCGATGGTGACGTTGTTGTAACCGCGCTTGCGCATCTCCTGTGACAGCCCTGCCACGGGTGCCGCCTCGAGCTTGGCGCGCAGCCGCTCATCCACACCGGGGGCCGGCTTCTGCTCCTGCGGCAGTCCGGCGGCCGCGCGGGAGCCCCAGGCCTCTTCACGCTGTGTGTCGTCCACGCGGGGCAGGCTGCCCAGGGACGAGTCGAAGTCTCCGCGGCCTTCGGCCACGGGGCTGATCAGCCGACCGCTGCTGAGTCCGCCGGGGGTGTCCACCTGGACCTCGACGACGTCGCCCGGTTCAGCCACCGATGCGCCTGCCGGTGTGCCGGTGAGAATGATGTCTCCGGCTTCAAGGGTCAGATGCTGGGAGAGATCGGCGATCAGCTGGGTCAGCGGGAAGATCATCGTGCCTGTGGTGTCCTCCTGGACCAGCTGGCCGTTCTTCCAGGTGCGCAGGCGCAGGGACTCGGGGTCCACCCCGGCGGCGGGGATCAGGTCTGGTCCCAGGGGGGTGTAGCGGTCGCGACCCTTGTTGCGGACGTTGGAGCCCTTGTCTGCGGCGCGCAGATCGTAGAGTCCCCAATCGTTGGCAGCGGTGACGGCGCCGACGTGCGCCCAGGCATCCTCCGGGCCGATATGGCGTCCTGTGCTGCCGATCACCAGGGCGATCTCGCCCTCGAAGGCCAGCAGCTCGGTGCCCGCGGGGCGTTCCACGGTGTCTCCCGAGGCGGCCATGGAGCTGACCGGCTTGAAGAAGTAGGAGGGGGCGTCAGGGCGGCGACCACGTTCTGCGGCGCGGGACTCGTAGCTGATGTGCACGGCGATGATCTTGCCGGGGGTGCCCAGTTTCTGTGCAGTCATGTGTCTCCTCGACGAGCCGGTCCGGAAGCATCCGGCGGATGATATTCCAGATCGTATACGTTGTGTGATCGGTCGCACAACCCCCGAGACATCCCTTCGATGGTCGGAGGGCCCGCACGTGGTCGGCGCGCGGTCGGCGCGGCAGGATTCCTGCCGCGCCGACCGTGGTGCTGTGGATATCGGGATGCTCAGCCTCTCTGCGGTCCAGCCGTTCAGCTGTGCAGCCGTTCAGCCGCTCTGCGGTCCAGCCGTTCAGCCGATGTTCGCTCTGCGGACGCCGGCGTAGATCTCAGGACGCGACTTCTTGAGGTAGTGGCCCCAGATCACGCCCACCACCCCGGCGGCCACGATCATTCCGGGCAGGATGACCACCAGCGGGGAGAAGCCCTCCGCGTCGATCATCGCGTCGAAGTTGAACATGATGAGCAGCGCGATGGCGCCGAGGCCGATGGCGGCGAGCAGCGGTGCGATGGTGCGGACGAACAAGGGGTGCCGCTCGGGCTCGCGGTTGAAGTAGCGCAGCGCCGCCACCGACGTGATGCAGAGCAGCAGGACGAGACCGAAGCCGGCCGCGTTGGTCAGCCAGGGGAAGAACGTCAGCACGGGGAACAGCGGGCCGAGCTCGGATCCTGCTCCTGCGATCGCGAACACGATGATGACGACCAGCGCGATCCCGCTCTGGGTCAGGGACCCGGCCACCGGAGCGCCGCTGACCCTGCCGGTGCGTCCCAGCACTGCTGGCAGCACGCGGGCGCGTCCCATGGAGAAGAAGTACCGCGCCGCGGCATTGTGGAATGCCACCAGGGCAGCCATGATGCTGGTCAGGAAGAGCACCGCGGCGAGATTGACCAGCATCGCTGGCAGCTTGCCGTCCAGGAAGACGAAGACCAGGTCTGGGCCCCACTCCTGGGCCTGCGCCACGATCTGCGACGGGCCGATGCCGGCCGCAAGCGCCCAGGAGGACGCCGCGTAGAACACCGAGATGATGGCGACGGCGATATAGGTCGCGCGGGCCACCGAACGTTCTGGATCCTTCGCCTCTTCGGCGTAGATCGCTCCTGACTCGAACCCCATGAAGGCGGCCATGCCGAAGGCGAGCAGCGCGCCGAGGCTTCCGTTAAGCCAGTTCTCCGGAAGCAGCGTCTCTGCCGTCACGCCCTCGGGAGCAACGGAGACCGAGACCAGGCTGACGACGATCACGACGAGGAACTCGAGCAGCACGATGACTGCAAGGAGCTTCGCTGAGAGGTCGATACGGTTCACCCCCAGCACTGCGACCAGCAGCCACCCCGCCAGAGCACAGATCCACCAGGAGATCGTGACGCCGAAGAGGTCATTGATGATCGAGGATGCGGTGAAGCCGAAGACGCCGTAGATGCCGACCTGCATGGCGTTATAGGTCATCAGCGCCAGGAACGAGGTGCCGATTCCCGGACGGACGCCGAGACCTGCGGCCACGTAGGCATAGAACGCGCCCGCGTTCTGCACGTAGGTGCTCATCCGTCCATACCCGACCGCGAAGAGACCGAGGATCACTCCCAGCAGCAGATACCCCACGGGAACGCCGGTCTCCCCCGTGATGGCGAAGCTGGTGGTCGCGCCGCCGGCGAGCACGGTCAGCGGGGCGGAGGCAGCGATGATCAGAAACACCAGGGCGGGGACCCCCAGGGTGCGTCGCGCCAGTGCCGTGGCCTCAGCCGTCGGGGGTCGTGCGGGAGCCGTTTGCTCAGCCATGTCTGTACTCCATCGTCTCGGGGCGGGTGCAGCGTGTCTCTCGTGGATCTGGGCGGCGTCTCCCCCGCCCGTTGCCGAGAAGTATCCCCAGCCGATGGCTGCTGAGTCTTGCATCACGGTGCACCTGAGTTGTCCATCCAGGTGCTATTCAGGAATGCGTGGTCGCGGCGCAGTGCTTTACAAGGCGCTGTGAGGGGTGTCACACTCAGCGTGCACCAAGGTTTTACAGACCTGAAACTCCTCCGCCATCTATATTGAGCGATTGCTCAATAACATGGGAGGAACCCATTCGCAGGAGGGACCATGCGTACCGAGCACATCGGCAGCCTCACAGCCGAATACTCCCGCCCCGCGGTCGACCTGGACACCTGGCGCCAGGCGATCGCCGCCGCCGTCGTGCCCCTGGAGATCCGCGAGAAGCCGGGAACTCCGTTCCAGGGCCGGCTGCGGCACACCGCCTTCGACGGCGTGAGCGTCTTCGAACTCGCCACCACGGCCCATACGGTCCGGCGAACACCTGCACTGATCTCCAGGGAGGACTCGCGGTTCTACAAGCTCAGCCTGCAGCTCTCCGGGCATGCAGTGCTGGATCAGGATGGACGACGTGCAGTGCTGGGACCGGGGGATCTCGCCATCTATGACACCCACCGTCCCTATACCCTGCACTTCCCGGAATCCAGCCGCGCCATGGTCATGGTGATCCCCCAGGAGCCGGTGGACCTGAGCCCGGAGCAGATCTCCCGGGTCACCGCCACATGCTTCTCCCCCGATCAGGGGTTCGGACGTCTGATCAACCCGTTCTTCGTGGAGCTCTGCAACAGCATCGAGCAGCTTCCCGAGGCCTATGGCAGCCGGCTGGTCCACTCGGCGCTCGATCTCATGGTCACCATGCTCGCCCATGAGCTTGATTCCCGTCACGAGGGTCCGGCCCACGCCGCGGGAAGCCTGGGACGCGAGGTGCGGGAGTACATCCTGGCGAACCTCGGTGACGAGACGATGACCCCGGCCTCGATCGCGGCCGCCCATTTCGTCTCAGTCCGATACCTCTACACGATCTTCGCCGAGGAGAGTCAGACCATCGCCGCCTGGATCCGAGCACGGCGGCTCGAGCATATTCGCCGCGATCTCAGCGACCCGATCCATGCACAGCGTCCCGTGTCCTGGGTGGCCGGACGGTGGGGCCTCCACGACGCCGCCCACTTCTCCCGGCTCTTCCGAGCCGAATACGGAGAATCCCCGAGCGCCTACCGGCGCAAGCGCCTGGGACAGGAGTGCCTGGCTGCGGCGTCATGAGTCTGGCGGTCCTGACATGAGGAAGAATCGTTCCCATGCCGAAGAAGATTGACCGCGAAGCCCGCCGCCAGCAGATCGTCCGCACCTATCTGAAGATCGCTGCCCGCGATGGACTGGAGACCACCACCTCCCGGGCCGTGGCCGCTGAGCTGGGCGTCTCCACAGGGTCCCTCTGGCACTATTTCTCCGGCTTCGACGAGGTCGTCCTGCGCGCATTCCAGCTCATCTTTGACCGGACCAACGCGCGGATCTCCGAGGGCGTGGCGCAGCACACCGGCCTGCACGCGCTGATGGAGATGCTTGAGGAGACGCTTCCAGTGGGTCCAGAGACCCAGCGCGAGGCCTTCGTCGTCGTCAACTTCTGGGGCCGGGCCTCCTCCAGACCCGATCTGGCGCAGTTCCAGACCCAGGTCGCCGCCCAGTGGCGTCGGCAGATCCTGACCCATCTCGGCGAGGCCGCGGATCAGGGCGAGCTCAGCGCGGGGGCGCCTGTGGAGTCGGTCGCCGACGTGCTGATGGTCCTGATCACCGGATTCCAGGTCGAGTGCGCCCTGCAGACCACTCTGGCCTCGGCACAGAGGCAGTGGCAGACCGTCCACCACTGCCTCTCCGCCTGGCTCACCGATGCCGGGCAGGAGACGATCCAGCTCGCCTCCGCAGACAGTCCGAGCTCAGCTGACCGCTAGTGTGCCGAGCTCAGTGACAGCCGCAGCCATCGGCTGAGGCGCCCTTCTCTGCCGTCGCCGCATCCGAGGCGCAGTGCCCCGTGCTCTCCGGGGGGACGTCCAGGGTGGGATTGCGATCGAAGAACCCGTCCGGGGTCAGCTTGAACCCGGCATAGTCCACCGGCATG
Encoded proteins:
- a CDS encoding TetR/AcrR family transcriptional regulator; amino-acid sequence: MPKKIDREARRQQIVRTYLKIAARDGLETTTSRAVAAELGVSTGSLWHYFSGFDEVVLRAFQLIFDRTNARISEGVAQHTGLHALMEMLEETLPVGPETQREAFVVVNFWGRASSRPDLAQFQTQVAAQWRRQILTHLGEAADQGELSAGAPVESVADVLMVLITGFQVECALQTTLASAQRQWQTVHHCLSAWLTDAGQETIQLASADSPSSADR
- a CDS encoding AraC-like ligand-binding domain-containing protein gives rise to the protein MRTEHIGSLTAEYSRPAVDLDTWRQAIAAAVVPLEIREKPGTPFQGRLRHTAFDGVSVFELATTAHTVRRTPALISREDSRFYKLSLQLSGHAVLDQDGRRAVLGPGDLAIYDTHRPYTLHFPESSRAMVMVIPQEPVDLSPEQISRVTATCFSPDQGFGRLINPFFVELCNSIEQLPEAYGSRLVHSALDLMVTMLAHELDSRHEGPAHAAGSLGREVREYILANLGDETMTPASIAAAHFVSVRYLYTIFAEESQTIAAWIRARRLEHIRRDLSDPIHAQRPVSWVAGRWGLHDAAHFSRLFRAEYGESPSAYRRKRLGQECLAAAS